One Panicum virgatum strain AP13 chromosome 9K, P.virgatum_v5, whole genome shotgun sequence genomic region harbors:
- the LOC120649172 gene encoding probable cellulose synthase A catalytic subunit 5 [UDP-forming] — protein MEASAGLVAGSHNRNELVVIRRDGEPGPKPMNQQNGQVCQICGDDVGLNPDGEPFVACNECAFPICRDCYEYERREGTQNCPQCKTRFKRLKGCARVPGDEEEDGVDDLENEFNWADKHDSQYVAESMLHAHMSYGRGADFDGVPQPFQPIPNVPLLTNGQMVDDIPPEQHALVPSFMGGGGKRIHPLPYADPNLPVQPRSMDPSKDLAAYGYGSVAWKERMESWKQKQERMHQTRNDGGGNDDGDDADLPLMDEARQPLSRKIPLPSSQINPYRMIIIIRLVVLGFFFHYRVMHPVPDAFALWLISVICEIWFAMSWILDQFPKWFPIERETYLDRLTLRFDKEGLPSLLAPVDFFVSTVDPMKEPPLVTANTVLSILAVDYPVDKVSCYVSDDGAAMLTFEALSETSEFAKKWVPFCKKYSIEPRAPEWYFQLKIDYLRDKVAPNFVRERRAMKREYEEFKVRINALVAKAQKVPEEGWTMQDGTPWPGNNVRDHPGMIQVFLGQSGGHDVEGNELPRLVYVSREKRPGYNHHKKAGAMNALVRVSAVLTNAPYMLNLDCDHYINNSKAIKEAMCFMMDPLLGKKVCYVQFPQRFDGIDRHDRYANRNVVFFDINMKGLDGIQGPIYVGTGCVFRRQALYGYDAPKTKKPPSRTCNCWPKWCICCCCFGNRKTKKKTKTSKPKFEKIKKLFKKKENQAPAYALGEIDEAAPGAENEKASIVNQQKLEKKFGQSSVFVASTLLEYGGILKSASPASLLKEAIHVIGCGYEDKTDWGKDIGWIYGSVTEDILTGFKMHCHGWRSIYCIPKRAAFKGSAPLNLSDRLHQVLRWALGSIEIFFSNHCPLWYGYGGGLKFLERFSYINSIVYPWTSIPLLAYCTLPAICLLTGKFITPELGNVASLWFMSLFICIFATGILEMRWSGVGIDDWWRNEQFWVIGGVSSHLFAVFQGLLKVIAGIDTSFTVTSKGGDDEEFSELYTFKWTTLLIPPTTLLLLNFIGVVAGVSNAINNGYESWGPLFGKLFFAFWVIVHLYPFLKGLVGRQNRTPTIVIVWSILLASIFSLLWVRIDPFLAKNDGPLLEECGLDCN, from the exons ATGGAGGCCAGCGCCGGGCTGGTCGCCGGCTCGCACAACCGGAACGAGCTCGTCGTCATCCGCCGCGATGGCGAGCCAGGG CCGAAGCCGATGAACCAGCAGAACGGGCAGGTGTGCCAGATTTGCGGCGACGACGTGGGGCTCAACCCCGACGGCGAGCCCTTCGTTGCCTGCAACGAGTGCGCCTTCCCCATCTGCCGGGACTGCTACGAGTACGAGCGCCGCGAGGGCACGCAGAACTGCCCGCAGTGCAAGACCCGCTTCAAGCGCCTCAAGG GGTGCGCGCGTGTCCCGGGGGATGAGGAGGAAGACGGCGTCGACGACCTGGAGAACGAGTTCAACTGGGCGGACAAGCACGACTCCCAGTATGTCGCCGAGTCCATGCTCCACGCCCACATGAGCTACGGCCGCGGCGCCGACTTCGACGGCGTGCCGCAGCCCTTCCAGCCCATCCCAAATGTTCCCCTCCTCACCAACGGGCAGATG GTTGATGACATCCCACCAGAACAGCACGCTCTGGTGCCGTCTTTCATGGGTGGCGGCGGGAAGAGGATTCACCCTCTTCCGTACGCTGATCCAAACCTTCCTG TGCAACCAAGGTCTATGGACCCATCCAAGGATCTCGCTGCATATGGCTATGGGAGTGTAGCATGGAAGGAGAGGATGGAGAGCTGGAAGCAGAAGCAGGAGAGGATGCATCAGACGAGGAACGATGGAGGTGGCaacgatgatggtgatgatgcagATCTACCACT AATGGATGAAGCTAGACAACCATTGTCCAGAAAGATTCCACTTCCTTCAAGCCAGATCAACCCCTATAGAATGATTATCATAATTCGGCTAGTGGTTTTGGGGTTCTTCTTCCACTATCGAGTGATGCATCCGGTGCCTGATGCATTTGCTTTATGGCTTATATCTGTCATCTGTGAGATATGGTTTGCCATGTCTTGGATTCTTGATCAGTTCCCAAAGTGGTTTCCTATTGAGAGGGAAACCTATCTTGACCGGTTGACTTTGAG GTTTGACAAGGAAGGGCTGCCTTCTCTACTCGCCCCAGTTGATTTCTTTGTCAGTACAGTTGATCCCATGAAGGAACCTCCGTTGGTCACAGCAAATACTGTTCTATCTATCCTGGCGGTGGATTATCCAGTTGACAAGGTTTCATGCTATGTTTCTGATGATGGTGCTGCCATGCTGACATTTGAAGCTTTGTCTGAAACATCTGAATTTGCAAAGAAATGGGTTCCTTTCTGCAAAAAGTACAGTATTGAGCCTCGTGCTCCAGAATGGTACTTCCAACTGAAGATAGACTACCTGAGAGATAAGGTGGCTCCAAACTTTGTTAGGGAGCGGAGAGCAATGAAG AGAGAGTATGAGGAATTCAAGGTTAGAATCAATGCCTTGGTTGCTAAAGCCCAAAAGGTtcctgaggaaggatggacaaTGCAGGATGGGACTCCATGGCCTGGAAACAATGTTCGTGATCATCCTGGAATGATTCAG GTATTCCTTGGTCAAAGTGGTGGCCATGATGTGGAAGGAAATGAGCTGCCTCGATTGGTTTACGTTTCAAGAGAAAAACGGCCTGGCTACAACCATCATAAGAAGGCTGGTGCTATGAATGCATTG GTCCGAGTCTCTGCTGTACTAACCAATGCACCATATATGCTGAACTTGGATTGCGATCACTACATCAATAACAGCAAGGCTATTAAGGAAGCAATGTGTTTTATGATGGATCCTTTGCTAGGAAAGAAAGTTTGCTACGTGCAGTTTCCTCAAAGGTTCGATGGGATTGATCGCCATGATCGATATGCCAACAGGAATGTTGTCTTTTTCGAT ATCAACATGAAAGGCTTGGATGGTATTCAAGGGCCCATTTATGTTGGTACTGGATGCGTCTTCAGAAGGCAGGCATTATATGGCTATGATGCCCCCAAAACAAAGAAGCCACCATCAAGGACTTGCAACTGCTGGCCAAAGTGGTGCATTTGCTGTTGCTGTTTTGGTAACAGGAAGACCAAGAAGAAGACCAAGACATCAAAGCCTAAATTTGAGAAGATAAAGAAGCTtttcaagaaaaaggaaaatcaaGCCCCTGCATATGCTCTTGGTGAAATTGACGAAGCTGCTCCAG GAGCTGAAAATGAAAAGGCTAGCATTGTAAATCAACAGAAGTTAGAAAAGAAATTTGGCCAGTCTTCAGTTTTTGTTGCTTCGACACTTCTTGAGTATGGTGGTATCCTGAAGAGTGCCAGTCCAGCTTCTCTTCTAAAAGAAGCTATACATGTCATCGGTTGTGGCTATGAGGATAAGACAGACTGGGGGAAAGAT ATTGGTTGGATTTATGGATCAGTCACAGAAGATATTCTTACTGGGTTTAAGATGCACTGCCATGGTTGGCGGTCAATTTACTGCATACCTAAACGGGCTGCCTTCAAAGGTTCCGCACCTCTCAATCTTTCTGATCGTCTTCACCAGGTTCTTCGGTGGGCTCTTGGTTCGATTGAAATTTTCTTCAGCAACCATTGCCCTCTTTGGTATGGATATGGCGGTGGACTAAAATTTCTGGAAAGGTTTTCCTACATTAACTCCATCGTATACCCTTGGACATCCATCCCGCTCTTGGCCTATTGCACATTGCCTGCTATCTGCTTGCTGACAGGGAAATTTATTACGCCAGAG CTTGGCAATGTTGCCAGCCTCTGGTTCATGTCACTTTTTATCTGCATTTTTGCTACGGGTATCCTGGAAATGAGATGGAGTGGTGTAGGCATCGATGATTGGTGGAGAAATGAGCAGTTTTGGGTTATTGGAGGTGTGTCTTCACATCTCTTTGCCGTGTTCCAAGGACTTCTCAAGGTCATAGCTGGTATAGATACGAGCTTCACTGTGACATCAAAGGGTGGAGATGATGAGGAGTTCTCAGAGCTGTACACATTCAAATGGACGACCCTTCTGATACCTCCAACCACATTGCTTCTCTTGAACTTCATTGGAGTGGTGGCTGGTGTTTCTAATGCAATAAACAACGGATATGAATCCTGGGGTCCCCTCTTTGGGAAGCTCTTCTTTGCATTTTGGGTGATTGTCCATCTGTACCCATTCCTCAAGGGTTTGGTTGGGAGGCAGAACAGAACACCAACAATTGTCATTGTCTGGTCCATTCTCTTGGCTTCAATCTTCTCGCTGCTTTGGGTCCGGATCGATCCTTTCCTTGCGAAGAATGATGGTCCCCTCTTGGAGGAGTGTGGTTTGGATTGCAACTAG